One window of Acidobacteriota bacterium genomic DNA carries:
- a CDS encoding NAD regulator → MTSTAAISLDAVLVAVTRDRPRILTVRTDRRLDGIPSGPLDVDNDTTLELGLRRWIRQQAGVEVGYAEQLYTFGDLDRGIRHTARQKRVVSVAYLGLGIESVPSPDAEWRDFYTLFPWEDHREERPEFLDEHLIPHLFAYTDDAVWADRVHIAFGAGSMQWDPIRVLDRYELLYQADLIAEAFHDKEQSAPKSLQTGPAMAYDHRRIVATAMGRLRGKLTYRPVVFELLPDSFTLLALQRTVEALHGRRLHKQNFRRVIEQGGLVEGTGDYAATGGRPAELFRFRQEVLLERPRPGVVFPGR, encoded by the coding sequence ATGACTTCCACTGCCGCAATCAGTCTTGATGCGGTCCTCGTCGCCGTCACTCGAGACCGTCCGCGAATTCTTACGGTTCGGACCGATCGCCGTCTCGACGGCATCCCATCGGGTCCCCTCGACGTTGACAACGACACGACGCTTGAACTCGGGTTACGGCGCTGGATCCGTCAGCAGGCGGGAGTCGAAGTTGGGTATGCCGAGCAGCTCTATACGTTTGGAGATCTGGACCGAGGGATTCGTCACACAGCGCGCCAAAAGCGTGTGGTTTCAGTGGCGTACCTGGGTCTCGGCATCGAAAGCGTTCCATCTCCCGACGCCGAATGGCGGGATTTCTACACCCTGTTCCCTTGGGAGGACCATCGAGAGGAACGCCCCGAGTTTCTCGACGAGCATCTGATTCCCCACCTGTTCGCCTATACAGACGATGCTGTTTGGGCTGATCGTGTCCACATCGCCTTTGGGGCCGGATCGATGCAGTGGGATCCGATTCGAGTCCTGGATAGGTACGAATTGCTGTATCAAGCCGACCTGATCGCTGAAGCCTTTCACGACAAGGAGCAGTCCGCTCCGAAATCTCTCCAGACAGGACCGGCGATGGCCTACGATCACCGTCGAATCGTCGCAACGGCCATGGGCAGACTACGCGGCAAACTGACGTACCGCCCCGTTGTGTTCGAATTGCTGCCCGATTCGTTCACGCTGCTCGCCCTACAGCGCACTGTTGAAGCACTTCACGGCCGTCGGCTTCACAAGCAGAACTTTCGGCGCGTCATCGAACAGGGTGGGCTTGTGGAGGGCACAGGTGACTATGCCGCGACGGGTGGGAGGCCCGCGGAACTCTTCCGTTTCCGTCAGGAAGTCCTGCTTGAGCGCCCCCGTCCCGGTGTCGTGTTTCCTGGGCGCTGA